One Cyprinus carpio isolate SPL01 chromosome B25, ASM1834038v1, whole genome shotgun sequence genomic region harbors:
- the LOC109051046 gene encoding E3 ubiquitin-protein ligase Hakai-like isoform X2, giving the protein MRKLCATLNSKLHEATPISSAQDAQRQVMDQNGELRANVTKYFTAAFRFKIPKCFRVKDNDLQGTDGSGSLGGLDVRRQIPIKLLSKQTERGKLPTRPQRPDTRLPSKNEEEPFSYNQEERFECKSGDAYGNQRRFPQPIFWDYKLNLIGVKDDTPIHFCDKCGLPIKIYGRMIPCKHVFCYDCAVHYEKKCDKMCPGCSDPVQRIEQCLRGSLFMCSIVQGCKRTYLSQRDLQAHINHRHMRASKTGSSRLDPPHPTLASNPPDRFRFPPPPHLAKTHPLIPHPVQGHDTYNHPLPASPSDLGPSPRPLPPETFRIATVTTRKHSNLITVPIHDDSGSSGPSPREPHPQTPPGPPPHHHPGDYASQPVVSHPHHIMPPPQQPHYGPPPPPPPPLSIPMQHPPQGSATPHMVYNQAPPMSTPPPPGHIISQLPPYMNHPPPGPIPPVSAHHYNPNSVPQDQGTLSPPFTQPSAMSPGMWPNPHGPHPPCMQGPPTQGQMPGPHHPDQSRYRPYYQ; this is encoded by the exons ATGCGTAAATTGTGCGCAACGTTGAACTCCAAACTACACGAAGCCACTCCCATCAGTTCAGCGCAGGATGCACAGCGTCAAGTCATGGACCAGAATGGTGAGCTACGAGCTAATGTAACGAAGTATTTTACTGCAGCCTTTCGGTTTAAAATCCCAAAATGTTTCCGAGTGAAAG ACAATGACCTTCAAGGAACTGATGGTTCGGGATCCCTTGGAGGTCTTGATGTTCGCAGACAGATCCCAATCAAGTTACTGTCGAAACAGACGGAAAGAGGCAAGCTGCCCACCCGACCCCAGCGTCCCGACACCAGACTGCCCTCAAAAAACGAAGAAG AGCCGTTCAGCTATAACCAAGAGGAAAGATTTGAGTGTAAATCTGGAGATGCTTATGGAAACCAGCGCAGATTCCCTCAGCCAATCTTCTGGGATTATAAG CTCAACTTGATAGGAGTTAAAGATGACACTCCAATTCATTTTTGTGACAAGTGTGGTCTGCCCATAAAGATCTATGGGCGAATG attccCTGTAAGCATGTTTTCTGCTATGACTGTGCAGTGCACTACGAGAAGAAATGTGATAAGATGTGCCCTGG CTGTTCAGACCCAGTCCAGCGCATCGAGCAGTGCCTGCGCGGCTCCCTCTTCATGTGCAGCATCGTGCAAGGCTGCAAACGCACCTACCTCTCACAGCGAGACCTGCAGGCCCACATCAACCATCGCCACATGAGGGCCAGCAAGACCGGATCCTCTCGCCTGGATCCGCCACACCCGACTTTGGCCTCCAACCCACCAGACCGCTTCCGGTTTCCACCGCCTCCTCACCTGGCTAAAACACACCCTCTCATTCCTCACCCTGTGCAAGGCCACGATACCTACAACCATCCACTTCCAGCCTCGCCATCCGATCTTGGACCCTCCCCACGGCCCCTCCCCCCAGAGACCTTCCGAATCGCCACAGTGACTACACGTAAGCATAGCAACCTCATTACAGTGCCCATTCATGATGACTCGGGGAGCTCAGGCCCCTCCCCCCGTGAGCCACACCCACAGACTCCTCCCGGCCCGCCTCCACACCATCACCCTGGCGATTACGCCAGCCAACCAGTGGTGTCCCACCCACATCATATCATGCCTCCACCACAACAACCACATTACGGGCCTCCGCCACCCCCACCACCCCCTCTCAGCATCCCCATGCAGCACCCACCGCAGGGCTCAGCTACACCTCACATGGTTTACAACCAAGCACCACCCATGTCAACACCACCTCCACCCGGACACATCATCAGCCAGTTGCCACCCTACATGAATCACCCTCCACCTGGTCCCATTCCCCCAGTCAGTGCGCACCACTACAACCCAAACTCAGTGCCACAGGACCAAGGCACTCTTAGCCCACCTTTCACCCAACCAAGCGCCATGAGCCCGGGGATGTGGCCCAATCCTCATGGCCCCCATCCGCCCTGTATGCAGGGGCCGCCAACACAGGGACAGATGCCAGGGCCTCACCACCCCGACCAGTCACGATATAGACCGTATTACCAGTAG
- the LOC109051046 gene encoding E3 ubiquitin-protein ligase Hakai-like isoform X3 translates to MRKLCATLNSKLHEATPISSAQDAQRQVMDQNDNDLQGTDGSGSLGGLDVRRQIPIKLLSKQTERGKLPTRPQRPDTRLPSKNEEEPFSYNQEERFECKSGDAYGNQRRFPQPIFWDYKLNLIGVKDDTPIHFCDKCGLPIKIYGRMIPCKHVFCYDCAVHYEKKCDKMCPGLSLYSCSDPVQRIEQCLRGSLFMCSIVQGCKRTYLSQRDLQAHINHRHMRASKTGSSRLDPPHPTLASNPPDRFRFPPPPHLAKTHPLIPHPVQGHDTYNHPLPASPSDLGPSPRPLPPETFRIATVTTRKHSNLITVPIHDDSGSSGPSPREPHPQTPPGPPPHHHPGDYASQPVVSHPHHIMPPPQQPHYGPPPPPPPPLSIPMQHPPQGSATPHMVYNQAPPMSTPPPPGHIISQLPPYMNHPPPGPIPPVSAHHYNPNSVPQDQGTLSPPFTQPSAMSPGMWPNPHGPHPPCMQGPPTQGQMPGPHHPDQSRYRPYYQ, encoded by the exons ATGCGTAAATTGTGCGCAACGTTGAACTCCAAACTACACGAAGCCACTCCCATCAGTTCAGCGCAGGATGCACAGCGTCAAGTCATGGACCAGAATG ACAATGACCTTCAAGGAACTGATGGTTCGGGATCCCTTGGAGGTCTTGATGTTCGCAGACAGATCCCAATCAAGTTACTGTCGAAACAGACGGAAAGAGGCAAGCTGCCCACCCGACCCCAGCGTCCCGACACCAGACTGCCCTCAAAAAACGAAGAAG AGCCGTTCAGCTATAACCAAGAGGAAAGATTTGAGTGTAAATCTGGAGATGCTTATGGAAACCAGCGCAGATTCCCTCAGCCAATCTTCTGGGATTATAAG CTCAACTTGATAGGAGTTAAAGATGACACTCCAATTCATTTTTGTGACAAGTGTGGTCTGCCCATAAAGATCTATGGGCGAATG attccCTGTAAGCATGTTTTCTGCTATGACTGTGCAGTGCACTACGAGAAGAAATGTGATAAGATGTGCCCTGG TCTGTCCCTCTATAGCTGTTCAGACCCAGTCCAGCGCATCGAGCAGTGCCTGCGCGGCTCCCTCTTCATGTGCAGCATCGTGCAAGGCTGCAAACGCACCTACCTCTCACAGCGAGACCTGCAGGCCCACATCAACCATCGCCACATGAGGGCCAGCAAGACCGGATCCTCTCGCCTGGATCCGCCACACCCGACTTTGGCCTCCAACCCACCAGACCGCTTCCGGTTTCCACCGCCTCCTCACCTGGCTAAAACACACCCTCTCATTCCTCACCCTGTGCAAGGCCACGATACCTACAACCATCCACTTCCAGCCTCGCCATCCGATCTTGGACCCTCCCCACGGCCCCTCCCCCCAGAGACCTTCCGAATCGCCACAGTGACTACACGTAAGCATAGCAACCTCATTACAGTGCCCATTCATGATGACTCGGGGAGCTCAGGCCCCTCCCCCCGTGAGCCACACCCACAGACTCCTCCCGGCCCGCCTCCACACCATCACCCTGGCGATTACGCCAGCCAACCAGTGGTGTCCCACCCACATCATATCATGCCTCCACCACAACAACCACATTACGGGCCTCCGCCACCCCCACCACCCCCTCTCAGCATCCCCATGCAGCACCCACCGCAGGGCTCAGCTACACCTCACATGGTTTACAACCAAGCACCACCCATGTCAACACCACCTCCACCCGGACACATCATCAGCCAGTTGCCACCCTACATGAATCACCCTCCACCTGGTCCCATTCCCCCAGTCAGTGCGCACCACTACAACCCAAACTCAGTGCCACAGGACCAAGGCACTCTTAGCCCACCTTTCACCCAACCAAGCGCCATGAGCCCGGGGATGTGGCCCAATCCTCATGGCCCCCATCCGCCCTGTATGCAGGGGCCGCCAACACAGGGACAGATGCCAGGGCCTCACCACCCCGACCAGTCACGATATAGACCGTATTACCAGTAG
- the LOC109051046 gene encoding E3 ubiquitin-protein ligase Hakai-like isoform X1 produces MRKLCATLNSKLHEATPISSAQDAQRQVMDQNGELRANVTKYFTAAFRFKIPKCFRVKDNDLQGTDGSGSLGGLDVRRQIPIKLLSKQTERGKLPTRPQRPDTRLPSKNEEEPFSYNQEERFECKSGDAYGNQRRFPQPIFWDYKLNLIGVKDDTPIHFCDKCGLPIKIYGRMIPCKHVFCYDCAVHYEKKCDKMCPGLSLYSCSDPVQRIEQCLRGSLFMCSIVQGCKRTYLSQRDLQAHINHRHMRASKTGSSRLDPPHPTLASNPPDRFRFPPPPHLAKTHPLIPHPVQGHDTYNHPLPASPSDLGPSPRPLPPETFRIATVTTRKHSNLITVPIHDDSGSSGPSPREPHPQTPPGPPPHHHPGDYASQPVVSHPHHIMPPPQQPHYGPPPPPPPPLSIPMQHPPQGSATPHMVYNQAPPMSTPPPPGHIISQLPPYMNHPPPGPIPPVSAHHYNPNSVPQDQGTLSPPFTQPSAMSPGMWPNPHGPHPPCMQGPPTQGQMPGPHHPDQSRYRPYYQ; encoded by the exons ATGCGTAAATTGTGCGCAACGTTGAACTCCAAACTACACGAAGCCACTCCCATCAGTTCAGCGCAGGATGCACAGCGTCAAGTCATGGACCAGAATGGTGAGCTACGAGCTAATGTAACGAAGTATTTTACTGCAGCCTTTCGGTTTAAAATCCCAAAATGTTTCCGAGTGAAAG ACAATGACCTTCAAGGAACTGATGGTTCGGGATCCCTTGGAGGTCTTGATGTTCGCAGACAGATCCCAATCAAGTTACTGTCGAAACAGACGGAAAGAGGCAAGCTGCCCACCCGACCCCAGCGTCCCGACACCAGACTGCCCTCAAAAAACGAAGAAG AGCCGTTCAGCTATAACCAAGAGGAAAGATTTGAGTGTAAATCTGGAGATGCTTATGGAAACCAGCGCAGATTCCCTCAGCCAATCTTCTGGGATTATAAG CTCAACTTGATAGGAGTTAAAGATGACACTCCAATTCATTTTTGTGACAAGTGTGGTCTGCCCATAAAGATCTATGGGCGAATG attccCTGTAAGCATGTTTTCTGCTATGACTGTGCAGTGCACTACGAGAAGAAATGTGATAAGATGTGCCCTGG TCTGTCCCTCTATAGCTGTTCAGACCCAGTCCAGCGCATCGAGCAGTGCCTGCGCGGCTCCCTCTTCATGTGCAGCATCGTGCAAGGCTGCAAACGCACCTACCTCTCACAGCGAGACCTGCAGGCCCACATCAACCATCGCCACATGAGGGCCAGCAAGACCGGATCCTCTCGCCTGGATCCGCCACACCCGACTTTGGCCTCCAACCCACCAGACCGCTTCCGGTTTCCACCGCCTCCTCACCTGGCTAAAACACACCCTCTCATTCCTCACCCTGTGCAAGGCCACGATACCTACAACCATCCACTTCCAGCCTCGCCATCCGATCTTGGACCCTCCCCACGGCCCCTCCCCCCAGAGACCTTCCGAATCGCCACAGTGACTACACGTAAGCATAGCAACCTCATTACAGTGCCCATTCATGATGACTCGGGGAGCTCAGGCCCCTCCCCCCGTGAGCCACACCCACAGACTCCTCCCGGCCCGCCTCCACACCATCACCCTGGCGATTACGCCAGCCAACCAGTGGTGTCCCACCCACATCATATCATGCCTCCACCACAACAACCACATTACGGGCCTCCGCCACCCCCACCACCCCCTCTCAGCATCCCCATGCAGCACCCACCGCAGGGCTCAGCTACACCTCACATGGTTTACAACCAAGCACCACCCATGTCAACACCACCTCCACCCGGACACATCATCAGCCAGTTGCCACCCTACATGAATCACCCTCCACCTGGTCCCATTCCCCCAGTCAGTGCGCACCACTACAACCCAAACTCAGTGCCACAGGACCAAGGCACTCTTAGCCCACCTTTCACCCAACCAAGCGCCATGAGCCCGGGGATGTGGCCCAATCCTCATGGCCCCCATCCGCCCTGTATGCAGGGGCCGCCAACACAGGGACAGATGCCAGGGCCTCACCACCCCGACCAGTCACGATATAGACCGTATTACCAGTAG